Within the Poecilia reticulata strain Guanapo linkage group LG13, Guppy_female_1.0+MT, whole genome shotgun sequence genome, the region TGttgtttcaaatgatttcacttcaatttttagagttattatttttaggaaaaaaaaagcccatctagggacaagtgctgcgaattagctgttgctattgcaccatgatgctaacatgggactgctgtttcattcagtttgtctatgtaaatgtgtgtctgtccctatcaaataaactttgaaaaaaaaaaaaaaaactgaggtcggcattttttttttcttcttttatcaaATATGCAAAGCATGACACGCTGTTTGGTGCTGTTTGGTTGAACGGACAGTTGCTCTAAATGTAAGGTTGCTTTAAACGTTGCCTTAAAAGTCCATTGAAAATGCCACCTTTTtcttatttaccaaataattcaaagttggcacttttaatggacttttaatgcaacttttaaagtaactttacaataaaagtgtcattatttaccaaataattcaaagttggcacttttaatggatttttaatgcaactttatattaaaattgtcaatatttaccaaatgacacttcatgactacagtcatagacattcataaagactccttcatgttcatgacagatgttatgtaaTGTATATGACAGTCTCCTGTCAGTCTTATACACACTTCAAATTGTGGATATTAGAGATTCTTTTATTACAATCATGCAAATAACGTTGACAAAGCTACAATTTATaggtcaaatattaaaaaaataaaatagaaatagaaatcaCCAAGCTAACTAAATAGCACTTTTTCTAATGTTAAATACAATAACATGTACATAAGAGAACATGgatgaaaataatgacaatgtttatgacatgtttatgacataaaCATTGGTTATGTCATAAACAggagactgtcataaacattacATAGTCTTATACACACTtggtcaaataaagtgttacttaATGGACTTGAGCCCTTAAACAAAAGGACATCACGTTTGTGGAGGCTGACTATTGATGTCCGCAAAACGCCAGGATTAAGGCAAACAGCGTCAAAGTCTTTCTGTACGGTTAAACACAAGATATCGGTTGAAACAAACGTGATCAGCTTGTGCTCCCCTGTTTTTTACATTACCTAGAGCTAACAACATTTTGATTCTGTTAGCTAATACAGAATCAAAACAAATTGGAAGATAATAGATGGATACTTCAATACTGTGGTTATCGTGCATTATTTAAGCATCAGAATCTAAGAAGGTTAAAATTGTGTAAGCATCAATCACTTTTGTCTGTTCATCCATTTTCGTCACTTAGTGCTcaagttgaaatatttaatttgaatttcatTAAAGCTatttgaaaaccaaaacaacacaatCTGTGAAAGttctttttattgaaacatACATGAAGAACATCAACAGctggaaacacagaaacacaaaggacAAGACAATGCTTGTCATTTAAGCAAAGactaaatacatataaaataatCTACTCTGGGCAGTTCTACTTAAATTAGTGTATGTAACGTTTGTGAATAACTCTATAGCATCAAGAcactttgttttagaaaaatctgtaactttcacaatttatgtttttacaccTTACCCATTATTCGCTTTTTTGAGTTTTGCTCTGGCCTCAGTAGAATAATATAGCATTTTGGAGCAAAAATACAAAGCAGCAAACCAAAACTGGAAGCCAGAATAGCAAATATCTCCACAGCCACAGTAAAYTTTCCAGGAGAGCTGACATAAGCTGGGATGAAGGTGATCCAGACGGCACAGAATATCAACATGCTAAATGTGATTAGCTTGGCTTCATTAAAGCTGTCTGGTAGTTTTCTAGCAAGAAAAGCAAGAACAAAGCATAAAGTAGCAAGGACTCCAATATAAGCCAGCACCGTCCAGAATCCAATCACTGAACCCAGGGCACACTCTAAAATTATTCGGTCTCTATAGTACTGCATGTTCTTCTTTGGGAAAGGGGGGTTAATAGTTAGCCAAATTATACAAATGACAACCTGAACAAGAGTCAAAATGAGAACACTGAGTCTTTGCTGTGCGGGTCCAAACCACTTTGTCATATTGCTCCCTGGACGTCTTGCTCTGAAGGCCATCAGAACCACTATTGTTTTCCCCAGAACACACGAAATGCAGAGAACGAACGTGATGCTGAATGTGGTGTGTCGAAGCATGCAAGACCACTGAGTGGGCCGACCAACGAAGGTCAGTGAGCAGAGGAAACACAGTTTGAGTGAAAACAGAAGCAGGAAGCTAAGCTCAGAGTTGTTGGCTTTTACAATGGGAGTCTCTTTATGAGTAAAAAATATCGTTGTTATGAGAAGGGATAAAAATACACCGAAGGTGCCAAAACCAGTGAGAAGTGCCCCCGTGGTCTCCGTGTAGGAGAGGTATTCGGTGGGTTTTGGAACGCAGTCGTCTCTCATCTCGTTTGGCCAGACTTCAGGTGGACAGGGTGAGCAGTCGAGAGAATCTGCAAGAAATAATACATTCCAAAGTCAATGTCAAGAAATAGTTTTAcagatttgttcttttcttttttttttttctaaagaaaaaggCTGCTTGTTAAAATTCCCACTCACTTGTCTTATTACTAATTGTTCCTTCAgaacaatgaaaacaatcaaagcaGCACACAGGCTTGTTCTTGTTTACTGCCTTTCGAGTCCCTGGTGGACACGGCTCTCTGCAGACAGACCTTACCACCTGATTACATCAAAACAGGACGCAAGAAACTTAACACCGAATTAAAAATTTTCAAATTATCCAATACTGAGACAAAGTTTGGCATAGTTACCACATTATTAGAGCCACCCCAAACTATGTTTGCATTGtcttttagtttcagtttgttCCCCTCTGGTAAAGAATCATCAAACTGGCCAATGATGACTATGTCTGCTGAACCGTCCTCTTTCATCTGCCAGTTCACAAGGTCATACTTGGCAATAGAGTCACCATTTTCGTCAAAGAAAACTCTGGCACCATTCTTAGTGGTGAAGTTTATACGCTTCAAAGCATCAAACACCTTCAGAGAGACAATTTTGCAAATTACACAAGCACTCCCTTCCAAACTCATGTAATGAATTAGGATCTTCATCAGTATATGTCCTTGAAACTTACTAACTTAGGTTGGACTTCATCCTTGGTCAGACACAGGTTTCCCGTTGCAGGGTTTAcgccgttttcgcactgcaagagCACATGCAGAGCAAATGCTACCGAATACACAGCTgtgtaaacattattttcttctctgaatTTTGCTACGTATGTGTAGTCACTCGAGACGGTCCGCAGGTCTTCTGCGCCGCTGCACGACGTGGAGGTATTAGATGGGGTGAAGCTGCAGTCAAAGAACTTCTCCCATATCGTTTTAATTAGAGAACTGTGTGGTTCATCAGATGGTTTCAGGCTAAGGAGGTATTCTCCAAGCCCTGGTATGGATGCCTGAGGAATGGCATAGCCTATTGCCCCATGCAAAATGTGCTTTCTCTCTGCAGAAGCAAGGTATGCAGCTGAGATCCAAGATTCACTGCCAACCCACTGTTTTCCAGTGATGTTATACTCCTCCATATGAGCAAGAAATGTTTTGGCGAAAGACAGGGACATAAACAACAACACCACCTTGGATGAGGACTCCTTCAGAGTCTCAGTTATTGCTCTTAACCTTGACTTGGATGTCTCCAGGTATACCATCGTGTATTCCACACATATGCCTTCCTTTTGTGCTTCTTTAACAAATTCAGACGCACCGTCTTCCGCGTACGTACCGACAGAATGAATTATTCCCACCCATCGCCAGTCAAAGTATTTCATAAGTTGCACCAGAGCCGTGATCTGGAATTTGTCACTTGGTACGGTTCTGAAGAACGTCGGGTATCGAACTTTGTCACTTAAGCAAGCACACGTAGACAGGTGACTgatcttgaaagaaaaaaaaagaaaaaaaattattaatcaaGTTTACATTTCAATTGAAAATGTGATCAATTCTTCTCACCTGTGGCACAGACACAGCACTGATAATGGTGTTTATGTTGTCACTCACACCAGAGGATGAATGACTTAAGACAGCCAACGTCTGACCGCCGCAGGCCAGTGGATCGTTCCCGTTTATGGCTTCAATAGCTGCTCGAATCAGGTTTTCGGTCCCACATCCATTGTACACCTTGTAACCCAACCTTAATCCAGGGAGGAGGGAAGGATTCCTGTTGATCTCCTCCACAGTAAAAATCATTGTTCTGGCAAATTTCAGCTCTCTGTGATTGTATCTACAAACACGGGATGAGGAGCCACACATAAACATTGAGAATTTACCCACTGATCACAACGGcataaaaacatcagttcaCATTATATGAAATTCTTATTTTTAGCATTGACTAACCCTGTGCAGTACGAATACGGAATTGCCTGGTAGTCGTTATCTACCAATGTTCTTGAACTTGTTATAGAGAAAACTCCCGCAATATTCAAATCTCCGTCTTTGGAAAACTCCATTAATTCTGTCTTTTTGATCACTTTGCATGTCTGGTTTTCTGGCTTTGTTCCTGCAAGCAGAGTTAGGAAGAGAATGATGATCAAACCCATGCTAACCCACCCTCCTCTCTGCTGAAGCACCACTGACCTGAGATCTAAAGTTGCTTATAATTTGTTTCCACAGTGAGAGAAATGTCCCCTGGTGGAAAACACACATCAGGAAAACACACATCAGGAATCCTCACAAGACCTTCTTGTTCTTGCATCACTGACACAGATCCCAACATCTAAGTGTTTGACACTCTGCATCCTGATAGCTTGATGGacataattttgtgttttagcagcAGATGTTCTTAGGGAAAAGAAATGCCTAACACGTTTACAACTGAAATTCTTAACATGGATTATACTCAtgtgattatattttaaatagcaTTTATTGTGAAGGATaaacaatattacatttatCGTGACTGCCttaatgaaaaatgtctgaagcACATACTTAGAGTCAGCACACAGCTCAGTTATTGCAGCTAGAAAATAGAGAACAGGCCTGAAATCAGGGTGTAGTGATGGATTCTGACCTGAACTTTCAGAGctacataaagacagttacaaagtcagtcttctgtcgcctgaagaacatttccaggatcaAAGGACTAGCAAGATCTaaagaaactcatccatgtgtttatctttagttgcattgattactgcataaaaaaaaaaatcaatcaatcctccagatccagaacgctgctgctcacgTTCTCACTaaaccctcctattatgttgcgggtcaaattgacccgtttcaaagtttaaaaatatttttaaaatagttgcaagtatttttattgcatgaaactttttctatttgtcttaataggtgaactctacatataaattgaaaatgtattcattttacacatttgcagccccccctgTCTCTACTTGTTACATCAatactgttcgggtcaatttgacccggcagtcaagttgaagtgcaaaaaaagattaaaaatgtccaattctgtttgtttccttacagctatgaaccttatttcaccacacacacacaaacacacgcaaacacaccacacacacacacacatacacgcacacacgcagacacacacaaactcacttTCTCCCAactctctttacttcacaatgaactgcgagaaagcaggtgttcatacaacttttgacgggaacctATTCTGTTCCCGTgggtaaactccacccacactgagtggacactcagtagaagtggaggggaacataaatactctctgcatgacttatttatcttgattttaaatggcgggtcattttgacccggaacagtatgtgtgtctcagattcaattataaagatcaccctttgaaaaaaaaaattaaatgtaatataaaaaaatttaccaaagatcactttcaaggaaattattgtttttttgtgtctaggtttttttcagtggacataaaaaatgtaaatcccattttttatgtccaaatgagtaattgagtaagttgtcgtcattaatccttaatttctgagaaataaaaaacataattgcacacatttttattgagatggttagtattagagttaataatcagataaaaaaatgttttggaggaattttttggttcctgacactatccatccatccattttctttcacccttgtccctcagtggggtcgggagggttgctggtgcccatctccagctagagCCAGAggcaagaggtggggtcaccctggacaggtcgccaggcaacacagagacatacaggacaaacaaccatgcacacacactctcacacctagggacaatttagagtggccaattaacctgacagtcatgtttttggactgtgggaggaaaccggagtacctggagaaaacccacgcatgcacagggagaacatgcaaactccatgcagagagaccccaggccgggaatcgaacccagaaccttcttgctgcaaggcaacagctctaccaactgcgccactgtgcagcccttcctgacactattgcatgataaaacactccctgggtcaaattgacccacgaacattattgctgtacctcagaaacgaacataacaggagggtaaATCCAGGACGTtggagcacataacaccagttctaaagtccctacactggctccctgtagctcagagaatagactttaaaatactgatgttagtttataaatcactgaacttctcagcaccacaatacattaaagatctgctgctgttagATAGACCtcccagacccctcaggtcttgtGGTTCAGATCTCTGCTTCCCCAGAACCATACttaaacgaggagaagcagctttcagcttctatgcaccacaaatcttgaacaaacttccagaaaactgcagctgaaatattgagttcctttaaatctagactaaaccCCATCggtttaaagttgcttttgaacTATAATAGATGAAACATTAACaaatattttgatgtgtaaCGATGACACtgagcaaaatgtaatgtttactgctTTTCTCTATTGTTGACTGTGTGGTGTCTTCtatggcttttgttttttttttttttgttgtgattttgtgaagtaaagcactttgaactgccttgttgatgaaatgtgctatacaaataaacttgatggATTTATTGATTGAATGaatgcatttgaaataaaaagcttaCATACAAGGAAATATAAAGACACacataccttttttttctgtcctcctTTATTACGTCAGTTATTAGAATgacctaaattatttctatatGCCAAATGCCATAATGAGGATTCAAAAggtgaatacattttttattaatatgttcaaaatcagaagtttgcacacattattatcattatctaTTAATATAATGGTGTCTAGATGACCATGTCATGACTATTGAGGTAATTGGAGACACAGCTgtgaatgtattttaaggcCATTCATATAAATGATTGGTATATATCGTTTGTGATactgaaaatagtttttgtgatactggaaaataatcaaattaaaatttccagtttaaagtatttttttttttttacatttatgcatcCATCCTGCTTTTCCACAGTACAGTCCATGTTTAAGACTTCAGTTCCTTCAGCTCTGATTGCATGCTTACTGTTACCCTAGATTTGTATCtatagaaaacaaattaaaccatgaaattaaaaccatttaaactttgactttaaacttttattctgtATCTTAGCTACACATCACATTGTGTTGTGTCTATCACATGCAATCCAGATGAAATACATTGATTTCAGACATTCTCAACGTACACAGCTTTGAATCCTGATCAGATCCTGACTTATGAGGATCCACAAACcgttttccttaaaaaaacgTCTGATTACCTTTGATTTTACCGTTACTGAGGAACAACGTACTGAAGCGGTTGCTTCAAAATACATTATAAAGGTATGCCTCTATTTAACTTGATTTCTTCAAATGACATTTGTAGGATATTTGTAAGCCATGATAtgttttcaaaaagacaaaattacaTGTATGACATTTGTCCAAAATCACACTGATGATTCCATTCACATATTTTGTGGACTTATAGGGATTGTGCACCAGTAGGTTTATCTTTGGAATGGTCAATCTATTCTAAATCTATTTTTCTCTTGTTCAttaattcagaattttaaaactgctttttgcttttgctcAGGATACCCAAAATACCAATGTGAAAAGATGGTTGATGATCTAAAATATGAATGTATGCGAACACCAGTAAAAAGGAGGAGTGAAATAcgttttcacagcactgtaaatgcttgaaacacaaaatgaccagaaaaagcaaaaaacaaaaaaagaagaaaaaaaaatctatttattatataaatttcaatatttattgattCAGTAGAAACGTTGAAAATTGGCTTAAGAATTAAATAAACCTGTATATTCTtacaaaaagcacaaactttCTTGGTGTTCTCACATGTTGTGGGTATGAAACCAGCTGGAGATGAAGAAGGACGTGTGAACAGTTCAGCTTAGTGAGgatgaactgaaaacaaaagggaagcagagaataaaaacaatacaaacaagCCAGAAACTCAAACTGTGCTAAACCAGCCCATGGTCTTAGTGTCGCTTCAACTCTGCCCTCCATATCGACATCTGGATACCAGCatatcaagtttttatttagcaaagtaacaataaaagtcatcaaaaaaatcaacacagtgACAGGCACAGGCATCGACTTCAGGCGTAAATTTAACAATCTGTTCAGGACCAAATGCGCAGCCTtgcaaacaattaaaacatgaatagtTTTTGCTAGAACACAGACGAGGTGAAAAGCCGTCAAGGACCAGTCAGAGGAATGACGCATCGCTGTCGTGAACAGCATCCCCACCGCGGTGTTGCTGCTAGGAGCGGATGCAGccgagtttgttttaagtctgtTTGTGTAGATTAGCATCAACAGGCCTGTGGCCAGGAAAAATCTTCCAACGCATCTGCTGCAGACTGAATGCACTCTCCATATTTTTGTGCAAACGTGaaagttgaacatttctgtgaaaagagaaaaagttgcAAGATTGCTGGGTTGATACAAGGAAAAGTAAAACCGACATATTATTAAAAGGACCGTTGAAGGAGAAATAATATTACCTTCTTGAAGCATGCATGACTCTTTTGAGCAGGATGTTTGAAATAACATTGAAAAGATCTAAAAAAGAAGTATAGGAATGtcactcacacgcacacacacactgcaaaaacacacaatcttaccaagtatttttggcgtgttttctagtgcaaatatttctgaatacttcaaataaaacaaaactagcatacaataaacttttcagcaagatatatgagcttCTGTTAAGTCAATAATACCTTAATATggataaaaaatattactgagagattttttaaacttataactagaatttttcatcaatattatggaAACATAAGCTTTAAACAAgttatttcttgctgaaaagttattcctaaattagtttagtcttacttcaagtgtactaaaatatctGCACTAGATGCTAGACCAAAAAACAGTacgttgttgtgtttttgcagtgtttctgtACTAGTATTATGTTAttggtcattttaaaataaatgtgtttatcatgtcataatattttttccccaaaccgTTGAACTACTTtcagaaaaactggaaggagTAAAATTCTCCCTCTGCGCATGGAGTCGTTAGTACAGACTAATATTGTCCATATACCTTCAATTCTTGTTGATGGAGAGatttttataaagcatttttaagcaATCATGAGTACTGctaacagaaacatgaaaaggtTCATATACACACCTTACCACTGCAGACTCTGTGGCAAACTCTGTCTGACACATCAGAGGACGCGCCGCACAATTTAAGGATTTGGCATTTCAGCGATCCGGTTTTAAAGTCCGTACACACAGAATCCTGTAGAATGTTGTTTTTGGGATTACACTCCTTGAAAATACTAAAACTATAAACAGTTCTCCAATAATGCAGATGGGCAAAGCTGGTGGTTCGGGTACACTGAAAGTCTGCTTTCACCTGATGAGATAAACAACAGACATTTCTGTCATTCAACTTTATGCTCTGACCTGATTCTTACCTGATTCTGAAAagagttgcaaaaaaaattaaaaaagaaaaacaaggtgaGAAATCAATGTTTCATTACATTCATTTGATCAGGTGTTTAATTTCATGTCACATGTCAAACCAtgagtttatatttttctaatcTTAGAATAATGTAGAAGTTGCACTCACCTCCGTCGTATGTAAAAGACGGACAGTCTTAGAGAGAAAATGCACCTCAAACTGTAGAACCTCACATTGACccatttctctcttttcctctgCATCGTTCACATTGTTCTTAGCGTGTTGCAACAGGTACAACCATGAATCATAGAGCATGCATAACAAGGACGCAACCGTTTCAGAAGATCTAAaatcacaaacaacattttattatataacCTCCTgcattctgcttttcaaatgaaaatcatgTACATCAGCAGTTTCCCATCTTTCCATCATCATAAAATGTGATTGCACATCAAAAGCTTAATCAATCAGCAGGGATTTATGCTCATAATTAcaataaatgtacttaaattCCATTCTCCTGCTTATCTTCTCAAGAGATTATCTAATTGTCTTCGGAGGGGGTTTCTAATGCAGTTTGAAGACCTTCTTTGTTTTAGCCGATTCCCAGCAGGGGATTCCAGTAAATTACTGCCAAATTGGACCTAAAtatgtgtgaaaacacacacctgGGTATTCAGATTGCTAACATCGTTGTGCATGTCAACAGGTAAGCTTCAAGAGAAGAGAAAAGTCAGCAATTCCACCTGCAAGTTACTTACCCCTTAAAAGCCaaagttggttttgttttgttactggCGTGGATGACAGAACATTTACATGATTTGCTTAAAGTCTCGTTTTCTGTGTAATGTTCATCCTGGTGAAATGCGGTCGGCTGGTCCGGCCCAGACCAGCTGCCAGATGACATTATCCATGTGCAAAGAGTTAAGAAGCCCAATGTGAATGTTGTCATTGCAGAGGTTCGCCTGCAGCAAAAGTGTTGGATGCAAAGATGTCTTCTTAAAGCGTCTGTGGCGTAGGAGGCAACTTCTTGGACCACTCTCAGTGGAAcatgcaaattttattttgcatttagtcGATTAAGGTGTAAAGAATATAATGTATGAGCATTAGACACAATTGAAAGACTTATGGGATTGTCCTATACAAATCATCTTAGTTTTCATTAGCGGTAACGGTGTAGAAGTCACTTTTATTGGTGTTTGGATAAGCAACAAAGTCTGCATATAAGCACTTTTTACACtttcttcaaaacaaagatatttcCCATTGTCtcttcagaaaatgttcagcatgtattttgttttagtagaatttaaattaatgttaagattttctaacagaaacaaacttgggaaaatgaaaaatgattttacattttaaattctcagggaaatgtataattttaggcttaaatgtaacatgttttgatttgacACCACTgtgtttttagttcatttttcgTATGAGAATGAGAATTCTGGGATTAaagttgtattcttttttttttcaatgagtACACTCATGCGATTAAATAATGACTAGTTGAAGTTAGTCACTTCCAGCATGCAGCATGCAGAGGTGAGTGAATGATCACTGCATGGTCTGCTGTCAAGTAACGCTATCTTTTTAGTGTTATTGTGGTAATTGATTAACATTTACTTACCTTTGACTCAGATCATTTGACATCCCCTAACAACGCAAGTTTTTTCCCACTTTGTATCAAATTGGCATCTCCAAGTTCTCGTTTCTTTCTAAGTTGTGaacttctttgtaaaataggCATTGTTTGTGTACTCCTCTTAAAAGCATCTATGAACAGCATCTTTCATGTTTTAAGAAAGATAAATagctctatttttttctttttctatgttATTGAGCCGTTTCATGTTTGGTTCCATCTGGTTTTGGTTGCTGTGGAGCTggaagaatttatttattttttggtcatgACAATCATgatacagcaacagtcttcagtcagaggtctcTTCAGCTTTGTTGCAAGATTGACTGCTACCTTAGATCCTTCATGGCCACAGCATCACCATATTACAACAACTGAAGATGCAGAACATGACTCATGAGtcagaacatttaatttctctttgggatgaACATGCTGCTGTTTGGCTGGTGTAGAGTGTTGTTTCCCCTCCAGAATGTTATCCAGCCACCATGATGCTGTTTGATCACTAACGTTCTCTATCAAACCCCTGAGGCCTTCGTGGAACATTTGCTCTTATACAAACTAAGTTACACGCAGGAGGACTCTAATTACATTGTAATAGACAAAAGAGAGGCAAAAGAATAACAAATagcacaacttttttttaagtaagtttGTAATTAAACTATGTGATGTTTTATGTTGGTATATCTAATATAAtctaaaaaacaatacaatgaAGTTTGCCATTCTAAAATGACAAAGcgtttaaaaaagatttaataggcattagcatttttaatgagGTACAGTGTAATGCGAGGTAATGTAATTATAGTGAGAACTCAGCagttaatacatttaattttgctgcaggtttatattttattttggagagaTCAGACGGTAAAGTTTAGCGTGTAAAAGTGAAGAGGCCATGGAAAtgaattatttgattatttataactttaatattaaataataaactataaaatctgaaaatacattttgcttctATCTGGAGTTAAATAAAGCACAA harbors:
- the LOC103474246 gene encoding uncharacterized protein LOC103474246 isoform X1, whose protein sequence is MSSGSWSGPDQPTAFHQDEHYTENETLSKSCKCSVIHASNKTKPTLAFKGSSETVASLLCMLYDSWLYLLQHAKNNVNDAEEKREMGQCEVLQFEVHFLSKTVRLLHTTEVKADFQCTRTTSFAHLHYWRTVYSFSIFKECNPKNNILQDSVCTDFKTGSLKCQILKLCGASSDVSDRVCHRVCSGKIFSMLFQTSCSKESCMLQEEMFNFHVCTKIWRVHSVCSRCVGRFFLATGLLMLIYTNRLKTNSAASAPSSNTAVGMLFTTAMRHSSDWSLTAFHLVCVLAKTIHVLIVCKAAHLVLNRLLNLRLKSMPVPVTVLIFLMTFIVTLLNKNLICWYPDVDMEGRVEATLRPWAGLAQFEFLACLYCFYSLLPFCFQFILTKLNCSHVLLHLQLVSYPQHVRTPRKFVLFVRIYRFI
- the LOC103474278 gene encoding extracellular calcium-sensing receptor-like, with the translated sequence MIFTVEEINRNPSLLPGLRLGYKVYNGCGTENLIRAAIEAINGNDPLACGGQTLAVLSHSSSGVSDNINTIISAVSVPQISHLSTCACLSDKVRYPTFFRTVPSDKFQITALVQLMKYFDWRWVGIIHSVGTYAEDGASEFVKEAQKEGICVEYTMVYLETSKSRLRAITETLKESSSKVVLLFMSLSFAKTFLAHMEEYNITGKQWVGSESWISAAYLASAERKHILHGAIGYAIPQASIPGLGEYLLSLKPSDEPHSSLIKTIWEKFFDCSFTPSNTSTSCSGAEDLRTVSSDYTYVAKFREENNVYTAVYSVAFALHVLLQCENGVNPATGNLCLTKDEVQPKLVFDALKRINFTTKNGARVFFDENGDSIAKYDLVNWQMKEDGSADIVIIGQFDDSLPEGNKLKLKDNANIVWGGSNNVVVRSVCREPCPPGTRKAVNKNKPVCCFDCFHCSEGTISNKTNSLDCSPCPPEVWPNEMRDDCVPKPTEYLSYTETTGALLTGFGTFGVFLSLLITTIFFTHKETPIVKANNSELSFLLLFSLKLCFLCSLTFVGRPTQWSCMLRHTTFSITFVLCISCVLGKTIVVLMAFRARRPGSNMTKWFGPAQQRLSVLILTLVQVVICIIWLTINPPFPKKNMQYYRDRIILECALGSVIGFWTVLAYIGVLATLCFVLAFLARKLPDSFNEAKLITFSMLIFCAVWITFIPAYVSSPGKFTVAVEIFAILASSFGLLLCIFAPKCYIILLRPEQNSKKRIMGKV
- the LOC103474246 gene encoding uncharacterized protein LOC103474246 isoform X2 produces the protein MSSGSWSGPDQPTAFHQDEHYTENETLSKSCKCSVIHASNKTKPTLAFKGSSETVASLLCMLYDSWLYLLQHAKNNVNDAEEKREMGQCEVLQFEVHFLSKTVRLLHTTEVKADFQCTRTTSFAHLHYWRTVYSFSIFKECNPKNNILQDSVCTDFKTGSLKCQILKLCGASSDVSDRVCHRVCSGKIFSMLFQTSCSKESCMLQEEMFNFHVCTKIWRVHSVCSRCVGRFFLATGLLMLIYTNRLKTNSAASAPSSNTAVGMLFTTAMRHSSDCSSSLS